The Candidatus Delongbacteria bacterium genome contains the following window.
TGGATCCCGCCCGTCGGCCCCTGCTGCTCTATCCCTCGGCCGACGCCCTGCCGCTGGACGCCGCCTGCGCGGCGGCGGATGAGCGGCCGGTGACCCTGTTCGTTCCTGACGGCACCTGGAACCTGGCCCGCAAGATCCCCCTGCGCCAGCCTGAGTTGCGCGACATTCCGCGCGTCTGCCTGCCCTTCGAGACTCCATCCGAGTACCGGCTGCGGAGCGCGCCCCATCCCCATCAGCTGTCCACCCTGGAAGCCATCGCCCGCGCCCTGGGGGTGCTGGACGGCGCCGAAGTCCGCGCCGATCTGGAGCGCCTGTTCCGCGTGGCCCGGGACCGCGTCCTCTGGAGTCAGGGCAAGCTGCCCGAATCCGAGGTGGAAGGCGGCCTGGAGTTCCGGGTTGCCCGGCTGATCTGAGCGCGCACGCCCCAATCGACGACAACGCCCGCCATGAAAAAGCCCGACGCCTGTAAACAGGGGCCGGGCGCGAGTACGTTGGGGATAGTCGGGGGAGGCTGGACCCGAA
Protein-coding sequences here:
- a CDS encoding tRNA-uridine aminocarboxypropyltransferase yields the protein MSCPQCRMLADLCVCGLVPRRTLRTKLVLVIHHLEVKRQSNTGRLALAALDNLEIRLRGRRDQPLDLSDLLDPARRPLLLYPSADALPLDAACAAADERPVTLFVPDGTWNLARKIPLRQPELRDIPRVCLPFETPSEYRLRSAPHPHQLSTLEAIARALGVLDGAEVRADLERLFRVARDRVLWSQGKLPESEVEGGLEFRVARLI